Within the Mycobacterium gordonae genome, the region CGAAGGCAGGCTGCTGCGGGCCGCGCGCGACCGCGATCACACCAAGCACCGCCTCGTCGGCAATGAGCGGTATGACGATGGCCGAGCGCTCACCGACATCGGTGAACCCCTCGATCGGATACTGGAAGGAATCGGTGATCAGCGGCAGACCGCGGCGCGCGACACCACCGGTGGTGGAGGCGTCCATCGGCACTTGCTGGCCGACCACCTGCGAGGCGTAGCGGCCCGCGGTCGCGGCCACGACGAGCGTGTTGACTTCAAGGGCCGGAAGGTCGGGCTCGCCGGGCACCAGCAGGATGGCCTGCTCGGCATCGGCCAACTCCAGCGCCCGGTTGACGATCAGCTGCAGCGGCCCCGTCTGCGGGTCACCGGACAGCAGCGCAGTGGTGATCTCGCGGCTTGCGTTGGTCCATCTCGCCGATTCGCGCTCTCTCTCGAAGAGGCGCGCATTGTCGATGGCGGCGGCCGCAGCCGTGGCCAACGCCCGCACCGCGCCTTCTTGAGAATCGGAAAACACCCGACCGGGCCGGTCGTCGGCGAGGTAGAGGTTGCCGAAATCGGCGGCCCGAACGGTGATCGGTATCGCCAGCAGCGCCCGGATCGGCGGGTCGTCGGCCCGGAGTCCAGCGGACCGCGGATAGGCACTGAGGTCATCGACTCGAATCCCCTCACCGACCTGCAGCCCACCGAGGCGCTGCGACGTGGTATCGCCCATCCCCTCGTGGATGAAGGAGGACAGGGAACCGTCGCTGGCCCGCAGACCCAGCGATCCGTACCTGGCGCCGGTCAGCTGCATCGCCCCGCTCACGATGCGATGCAGCGTCATGTCCAAGTCGAGATCGGACCCGATTTCGACAATGACCCGCACCAGCTGTTGAAGCTGGTCACGGGCCGCCACCAACTCGTCGAGCTGTTCGTGGATGCGGCTCACCAGGTCACGCCCGCGCTGCCTGGTGACTCCCGCCGGTCGTTGTTCATAGTTTTCGTGCCTAGTCGTCGGGTTTCGTCGTCGGGTTCAGTGATGATGCGTCGTGCCCGTGCGCCGCACGTTCAATCACAGCACCCGCTTTCCTACCCGCCAACACCGGTCTGCAAACTCCGCCTCGGCGGTACCTGACCGATGGTTGTCCCGAGAAACCTGCGCGCGGCATATAGCCAGCCTTCGGACGATGTTTGTCGTGGCCAGCGAAAACATCCGTGCAACCGGACGAGGACCGCAACGACAGCAGCGAGGTCCCAGACGCGGCACTCGGTGACACCAGTTCTCGAGCGAGGAGCACCGGCAACGGGTGAGCGCCGCCACCGAAGCCGTCGAATTGCGCCAGCACCATGGGGCTGTTTCGCGACGACTCCCCGGGGAACCCGACGACCCCGCCGCCCACGTGCGCGCCGAGCGTCGCCATCACCGTCTCCGTACTGGTGCCTGGGTGCGCCCGGCCCCTGCCCCACCGGTTGTTCACCCGGATCGACCGGCCGGCCCGGTAGGTAGCGATCAGGCCGAGGCAAACACTGGGCCGCGGCCGGTCCGTACTGGCACGGTAGGGGTTCGCGCGGGTGTGGCTGAGTGGCTAGGCAGCGGCCTGCAAAGCCGTACACACGGGTTCGAATCCCGTCACTCGCTCCGCGCCTTCAGTTGGGCGAGCAGACGCAAAGGCACACTGGAACACGTGCTCCGAGGTGCTTCTGCGTCTGCTCGGGGAATGTCAGACGCGGTACTGCGCGACTCGGGCCGCATAGTCGTCGAGCAACCGCAGTGACTCGTCGCGCGGTTTGGTGGGCAGCAGCAGCCCCAGCTGCCCAAAGCCCAAATCCTCTGCAGCGCGCCAATATTCGAGATTATTGGGCGTGCCGAACATGGCCAGCGGGACGTCGTGGCCGGCGGCGCCGCGCAACTGCTCGACGCGTCGGGTGACTTCCTCGATCGGGAAGGGATTGGAAATCCAGCCGGCCTGGTGCCGGACCACCCGCTTCATCGTGGCGTCGGAGTTGCCGCCGATGTAGATGGGCGGATGCGGCCTCCGCACCGGCTTGGGCCGGATATAGGACGGCGGGAAGTCCACGTGTTTGCCGTGGTATTCGGCGGGTTCGTCGGTCCAGAGCGCCTTGATCGCTTCGATGCGTTCGTCCAGGAGTGCGCCGCGGGTCTTCGGGTCGGTGCCGTGATCGCGCATCTCCTCGAGGTTCCAACCGGCGCCTACACCGAACACAAAGCGCCCACCCGAAATCAGGTCGATGCTGGCGGCCTCCTTGGCCGTGATGATCGGGTCCCGCTGGATGAGCAACGCGATCCCGGTGAAGAGCTCAATCGTCGACGTCACGGCCGCGGCCGCGGCCAGCGTGACGAACGGGTCCAGAGTCCGGTAGTAGATTTTCGGCAGCTCCCCGCCGAGCGGGTAGGCCGATTCGCGGCTCGCGGGGATGTGCGTGTGTTCGGCGATTATCAACGACTCGAATCCGCGTTCCTCGATCGCCCGCGCCAGTGACACCGTATCGATGCTGTCGTCGTTGACGAATGTTGAGATCCCGAACTTCATCGCACTTGCCCCTGTCGGTCGATGCCGCACCACCTGTCAACGACATTAGGCTGTGTTTGGCAAGAGAGGAGGATTCGTCCTTGGCTCAGCAGCCGCGGACATCCGCAGCATTCTCCGCTGCCGGGCGCGTACTCAGCCGACCGGCGATGCGGCCGGTGACCCGCGCGTTCAGCAACCTGCACGCGGCGATGTATCGATGGACCCGCGGCCGGGCGCAGAACCGCAAGTATCCGACCATGCTGCTGACCGTCACCGGCCGCAAAACCGGTAAGCCGCAGACGGTTCCGCTGATCTATGTCAGAGATGCCGAGCGGTACGTGATTGCGGCCGCCTACGCGGGCAGCGACACTGACCCGGCCTGGTGGCTCAATCTTCAGGCGAATCCCCGTGCCGTGGCGCAAGTGGGCGATGAACGATTCGACGTAGCGGCGCACCTCGCCCCGTCGGATCGGCGTCCGCAGCTGTGGCGGCGACTGGTCGAGATGTATCCGTACTTCACCGAATATCAGCAGCGCACGAGCCGGCAGATCCCGGTGGTGCTCCTGCGACGAGTGGCGGACGGCGATCAACCCTGATCCACCAACCGGTCGAGCACCCGCGCGGTCCGGTCCAAAGGGTCGGTAGAACGTGTGGCCCGACAAAGGATGACGGCGCCCTCGACGGCGGCCACGATGGTGGTTGCCAACGCCGCCGCTTCTTCCACCGCAACTCCTTCTTCGCGCAGCCGTTCGGCAATCAGCTGCTGCCACGCGGTGAACGCCTCGCCGGCGGCATCTGCGGCTGCCGGTGACTCGGTTCGTCCGAGTGCGGCAGCGACGACGGGGCACCCGGCGGTGTAGTCGCTCGAGTGCAGCGTCTCCTGCCACGACTTGACGAACGCCGCCAGAGACGCCCGCACATCACTGCCGGGCGCCTCACCCGCCAACGCCGAATCGAACAGCCGGCCCGCCTTTCGGGTGGCCTCGGCCATCAGTTCCGATTTGCCGCCCGGAAAGTTTACGTAGACCGACCGGCGAGCGGTGCCGCTGTGCTCGAGCAGGTCGGCCAGGCCGGTGCCGGCCACCCCGTGCCGGCGCAGCATTTCGATGGCGCTGTCGATCAGGCGCTCACGGGCGGTCATGGTCTCCTCGCCGGGTCCTGGGTTCACTTGCTTGCAGTATACCGATTGGTCTACTAATGTCAGGTAGACCGATTGGTATAAATGACGGAGGCGCGATGTCAGACACACACGACCCCAAGACCCTGCAGAAGTTCCGGCGGGAACGCGCCGTCGGACGCTACGTGTTCAATCCGATGGTGAAGGGCCTGAGCCGACTGGGCCTGCGCACCGCGCTGGCCACCGAACTCGAGACCATCGGTCGCAAGACGGGACAGCTGCGTCGGGTCCCGGTGTCCGTGCAATTCGACGACGCCGGGGCGTGGCTGATCTGCCAGCACGGCACCCGTTCCGGCTGGGGACGCAATATCGTCGACAACCCGAATGTGCGCGTGCGGCAAGGTAATCGGTGGCGCACCGGGGTCGCGACTCTTAGGCCCGACGATGATGTGGTGGCCCGGGGCCGCCAGTTCGGCCGCCTGGGCGCGACCGTGGTGAAGGCACTGGAGACCACGCCGGTGTCGGTGCGGATCGACTTCACCGACTGACCTCGGCTACGCGTTCGGAGTCACCAGGAATTTCTCGCCGGTTGCCCGCTTGACGTATTCGTTGAACGCATCGGGCGCCAGCATGCCCGCCAGTGACACCTCCCGGGTGTACTTACTGGCGAACGTCGTGGTGAGTTCGGCCGCCACCCTCGCGCGCAACCGCGCGAAGGTTTCCCCGCCCGCCTTCTGCAGGAACGGGGTGAGCAGCCACCCTCCCACCCCCCACGCCATCCCGAAGTTCCGGGTGAGCACGGTAGGGCCGGTGTCGAGTGCACCGTAGATGTACACCTGCTTGTGCACGCTGGAGCACACTGTTGCGCGGCGGACGACTGGTGGTGGTGGGCGAGGACGTCACCTGCTCCCCCAACGAGTTCCACGCCTTGCTCGTGGCAGAGCACGTCACGGCGCTGACCCAGACGCCCTCGGCGGTTGCGGCGTTGCCGACCGAAGGGTTGACCGGTACAGCGCTGGTTGTCGGTGGTGAAGTCTGCACCGCCGAGGTAGTGGACCGCTGGGGCCCCGGGCGGGTGATGGTGAACGCCTACGGCCCTACCGAATGCACCGTCTGCGTGTCCGTCAGCGCACCGCTGACCGCCGGGTCGGGGGTGGCGCCGATCGGGCGACCACTGCCGGCGACGGCGATTTTCGTGTTGGACCGCTGGTTGCGGCAGGTGCCGGTGGGCGTCGTCGGGGAACTCTACGTCGCCGGAAGCCAACTGGGAGTTGGGTATTGGCGTCGACCGGGATTAACCGCGTCGCGCTTCGTGGCGTGCCCGTTCGCTGGGGCCGCGGCGCCGGGAAGCCGTATGTACCGCACCGGAGACCTGGCCTGTTGGGGTCCTGATGGACAGCTGCAGTACCAGGGTCGCTCCGATGAGCAGGTGAAGATTCGCGGCTACCGCATCGAGCCGGCCGAGATCACCGCGGCCCTGGTTCGGTCGACGGGTGTGGAGCACGCCGTCGTCATCGCCCGCGAAGACAGTCCGGGCGTGAAACGCCTGGTGGCCTATATCACCGGCGAGGCCGAACCCGACGCGGTCCGCGCCGGACTCCGGGACCATCTACCCGATTACATGCTTCCGGCGGCCGTGATGGCGCTCAGCAAGTTGCCGCTGACCGTCAACGGCAAACTCGACGTCGCCGCCCTGCCCGTTCCCGAATACACCACCGCCGGGTACCGGCCGCCGGCAACGCCGGTAGAGGAAATCGTCGCCGGGATCTTTGCGCGGGTCCTCGGCCTGGAGCGCGTCGGTACGGACCAGTCGTTCTTCGACCTCGGCGGCGACTCATTGCTGGCGATGCGCGTGGTCTCGGCGGTCAACACCGCCCTGGCCGCGGACGTGTCCGTGCGGGTGTTGTTCGACGCCCCGACCGTCGCCCAGTTGACGCCGCACGTCAACACGGGAACCGCTGCGCCGATATCGCTTGCGCAGGTTGAGCGGCCGAAAACCGTCCCCTTATCCCTTGCCCAACAACGCATGTGGAGTGTCATCCAAGCGCAGGGGCCGTCTGCGGTGTTCAACATACCCTGGGTTTTCGAGTTGCGGGGCCAATTCGATACGCAGGCACTGGCACTGGCTTTGACCGATCTGGTGCATCGCCACGAGCCGTTGCGAACCATCTACCCAGCCGTCGACGGCGTACCGCACCAGATGGTCCTGCCGGTGGAAGAGACCGAATTGCGCTGGGAGGTCATCGATGCCACCAGCTGGACGCCGGACCGGATCACCGAAGCCGTTGCCTCGCAAGCCCGCCACCAATTCGACGTCGCTGCCGAGCTGCCCCTGTCGGCCCGGCTTTACCGACGGTCCGATGACGAACACGTGCTGGCTCTCGTGCTGCACCACATCGCGGTCGACGGCTGGTCACTGGCCCCGCTGGCCGCCGATCTCAGCGTGGCCTACCGCAGCAGAAGGGCCGGGCAGGCGCCGCTCTGGGAGCCGTTGCCGATCCAGTACATCGACTACGCGCTGTGGCAACGTGCACATCTAGGTGATCCGGCGGACGACGACAGCGTGATCGCCGCCGAACTTCGGTACTGGGAACAGACGCTCGCGGACATGCCCGCACCCTCCGCGTTGTCCCTGGCCGACGCCGGCCCCACTTCGTATGACAACCATGGCGATACGGCGGTCGTACAGTGGCCCGCGACGTTGCACCGCCAGGTGAACCGGCTGGCGCGTGAG harbors:
- a CDS encoding nitroreductase family deazaflavin-dependent oxidoreductase: MAQQPRTSAAFSAAGRVLSRPAMRPVTRAFSNLHAAMYRWTRGRAQNRKYPTMLLTVTGRKTGKPQTVPLIYVRDAERYVIAAAYAGSDTDPAWWLNLQANPRAVAQVGDERFDVAAHLAPSDRRPQLWRRLVEMYPYFTEYQQRTSRQIPVVLLRRVADGDQP
- a CDS encoding nitroreductase/quinone reductase family protein → MSDTHDPKTLQKFRRERAVGRYVFNPMVKGLSRLGLRTALATELETIGRKTGQLRRVPVSVQFDDAGAWLICQHGTRSGWGRNIVDNPNVRVRQGNRWRTGVATLRPDDDVVARGRQFGRLGATVVKALETTPVSVRIDFTD
- a CDS encoding TetR/AcrR family transcriptional regulator, with amino-acid sequence MTARERLIDSAIEMLRRHGVAGTGLADLLEHSGTARRSVYVNFPGGKSELMAEATRKAGRLFDSALAGEAPGSDVRASLAAFVKSWQETLHSSDYTAGCPVVAAALGRTESPAAADAAGEAFTAWQQLIAERLREEGVAVEEAAALATTIVAAVEGAVILCRATRSTDPLDRTARVLDRLVDQG
- a CDS encoding LLM class F420-dependent oxidoreductase: MKFGISTFVNDDSIDTVSLARAIEERGFESLIIAEHTHIPASRESAYPLGGELPKIYYRTLDPFVTLAAAAAVTSTIELFTGIALLIQRDPIITAKEAASIDLISGGRFVFGVGAGWNLEEMRDHGTDPKTRGALLDERIEAIKALWTDEPAEYHGKHVDFPPSYIRPKPVRRPHPPIYIGGNSDATMKRVVRHQAGWISNPFPIEEVTRRVEQLRGAAGHDVPLAMFGTPNNLEYWRAAEDLGFGQLGLLLPTKPRDESLRLLDDYAARVAQYRV